A window of Dickeya zeae NCPPB 2538 contains these coding sequences:
- a CDS encoding SAM-dependent methyltransferase gives MTDPVFALESDVPRTATIRFARWLLFRLLAGIQQGSLTLHEGNQSVHFGDTASPLRAEVNILSPGIYARLLTGGSIAAAESWMEGEWETDQLTELLQIMAANAGVLSRLENGFRVLGQPFQRLWHWTRRNRRQQARENIAAHYDLGNTFYQQFLDEGLLYSSALFTPDTPDLASAQQAKMRRLCEELALTPDDHLLEIGTGWGALAEFAARHYGCRVTTTTLSQEQYHYALARIAQAGLQDRVTVLLCDYRDLTGQFDKLVSVEMIEAVGKAFLPQFFKTCQARLRPGGKMAIQAITIQDQRYHDYSKSVDFIQRYIFPGGFLPSVTAISSLMTRHTDFVLRNLFDMGPHYAKTLAHWRQRFLLAWPEIERLGFDTRFRRMWLYYFGYCEAGFNARTISVVQLTAERV, from the coding sequence ATGACTGACCCCGTTTTTGCGCTTGAGTCCGATGTACCGCGCACAGCAACGATTCGCTTTGCACGCTGGCTGTTGTTCCGCCTGTTGGCGGGTATACAGCAAGGTTCGCTGACCCTCCACGAAGGCAACCAGAGCGTCCATTTTGGTGATACCGCCTCGCCCCTGCGTGCCGAGGTCAACATCCTTTCACCCGGTATTTACGCCCGCCTGCTGACCGGCGGTAGCATCGCGGCGGCGGAGTCCTGGATGGAGGGTGAGTGGGAAACCGATCAGCTCACCGAACTACTGCAAATCATGGCCGCGAATGCCGGGGTACTGAGTCGGCTGGAAAATGGCTTTCGTGTGCTGGGCCAACCCTTTCAGCGACTGTGGCACTGGACGCGTCGCAATCGTCGCCAGCAGGCACGCGAAAACATCGCCGCCCATTACGATCTCGGGAATACGTTTTACCAGCAGTTTCTTGATGAAGGACTGCTCTATTCCAGCGCGTTATTCACCCCCGACACGCCGGATCTCGCCAGTGCGCAGCAAGCCAAAATGCGGCGTTTGTGCGAAGAGCTGGCACTGACGCCGGACGATCACCTGCTTGAAATTGGCACTGGCTGGGGGGCACTGGCGGAGTTCGCGGCACGTCATTACGGCTGCCGGGTCACCACCACCACGCTTTCTCAGGAGCAGTATCACTATGCGCTGGCACGTATCGCCCAGGCAGGCCTGCAAGACCGGGTGACAGTGCTGTTGTGCGACTACCGCGATCTCACCGGTCAGTTCGACAAACTGGTGTCCGTCGAAATGATTGAAGCGGTCGGCAAAGCGTTTCTGCCACAGTTTTTCAAGACCTGTCAGGCGCGCCTGCGTCCGGGTGGGAAAATGGCGATTCAGGCCATCACCATTCAGGATCAGCGCTATCACGATTACAGCAAGAGCGTTGATTTCATTCAGCGCTACATTTTCCCCGGCGGCTTTTTACCCAGCGTCACCGCCATCAGTTCCCTGATGACGCGCCATACCGATTTTGTACTGCGTAACCTGTTCGATATGGGGCCGCACTACGCCAAAACGCTGGCACACTGGCGACAGCGCTTCCTGCTGGCCTGGCCGGAAATAGAGCGGCTGGGGTTCGACACCCGGTTTCGTCGCATGTGGTTGTACTACTTCGGCTACTGCGAAGCTGGATTTAACGCGCGCACCATCAGCGTGGTGCAATTGACCGCCGAGCGGGTGTGA
- a CDS encoding NAD(P)/FAD-dependent oxidoreductase, translated as MKIAIIGSGIAGLTCAWRLAGHHDVIMLEAGPIPGGHTATVDVTTPSGTYAIDTGFIVYNDRTYPRFMGLLSELGISGQKTEMSFSVHNPASGLEYNGHSLRSLFAQRSNLVNPRFWGLLKDIVRFNRLAKQAVTQPVDDDETLHSFLSRHKFSAFFARHYILPMGAAIWSSSLQEMRRFPLALFLRFFENHGLLDITQRPQWYVVPGGSREYVRALLSQLENRFTLCVNSPVQRVVRHEQGVDICLADNTMTVDQVIFACHSGQALALLDEPSREETEILGDIGWQRNEVVLHSDKRWLPVRPAAWASWNYRLPHDDQASACVTYNMNILQGLPEGSPLFCVTLNPDAPIDERDVWQRFVYEHPLFTPKSWRAQSRRAEINGLRRSWFCGAYWYNGFHEDGVRSALDVVKGIADGRNDE; from the coding sequence ATGAAAATCGCTATTATCGGCAGTGGCATCGCCGGGTTGACCTGTGCATGGCGGCTGGCCGGGCACCATGACGTCATCATGCTGGAAGCTGGCCCCATCCCCGGTGGTCACACCGCCACGGTGGATGTCACCACGCCCTCGGGCACCTATGCCATCGATACCGGTTTCATCGTCTATAACGATCGCACCTACCCGCGCTTTATGGGGCTATTGAGCGAACTGGGTATCAGCGGGCAGAAAACGGAAATGAGCTTTTCGGTGCATAACCCGGCGAGTGGGCTTGAGTATAACGGCCACTCACTGCGTTCACTGTTTGCGCAGCGCAGCAATCTGGTTAACCCCCGATTTTGGGGGCTGTTAAAAGACATCGTCCGCTTTAATCGTCTGGCGAAACAGGCGGTGACGCAACCGGTCGATGACGACGAAACACTGCACAGCTTTTTGTCACGCCACAAATTTAGCGCCTTTTTCGCCCGTCACTATATTTTGCCGATGGGGGCGGCGATCTGGTCCTCTTCCTTGCAGGAGATGCGCCGTTTTCCACTCGCCCTGTTTTTGCGCTTTTTTGAAAACCACGGGCTGCTGGATATTACGCAGCGCCCGCAGTGGTACGTGGTGCCCGGCGGCTCGCGGGAATACGTTCGCGCCCTGCTCAGCCAGTTGGAAAACCGCTTCACGCTTTGCGTCAACTCGCCGGTGCAACGCGTCGTACGCCACGAACAGGGGGTGGATATCTGCCTGGCAGACAACACCATGACCGTCGATCAGGTGATTTTCGCCTGCCACTCCGGGCAGGCACTTGCTCTGCTTGATGAACCCAGCCGCGAAGAGACGGAGATTCTGGGGGATATCGGCTGGCAACGTAACGAGGTGGTGTTGCACAGCGATAAACGCTGGCTACCGGTGCGGCCTGCCGCCTGGGCCAGTTGGAACTATCGCCTGCCTCACGACGATCAGGCCAGTGCCTGTGTCACCTACAACATGAATATCTTACAAGGGTTACCAGAGGGTAGCCCCTTGTTCTGCGTCACCCTCAATCCTGACGCCCCGATTGATGAGCGCGATGTGTGGCAGCGTTTTGTCTATGAGCACCCACTGTTTACGCCGAAAAGCTGGCGGGCGCAGTCACGACGCGCCGAAATCAACGGCCTGCGACGTAGCTGGTTTTGTGGGGCTTACTGGTACAACGGGTTCCACGAAGATGGGGTACGCAGCGCGCTGGATGTGGTTAAGGGCATCGCCGATGGGAGGAACGATGAATAG
- a CDS encoding carbonic anhydrase: protein MQHIIEGFLSFQKDIFPQRKELFRSLASSQNPKALFISCSDSRLVPELVTQQEPGQLFVIRNAGNIVPSFGPEPGGVSATIEYAVVALGVTDIVICGHSNCGAMKAIASCQCLDPMPAVAHWLRYSDAAKAVVEKKTWDNETDKVNAMVEENVIAQLNNIKTHPSVAVGLRDNALRLHGWVYDIESGVIRALDKDSKTFVSLAENPHVYFE from the coding sequence ATGCAACATATCATTGAGGGTTTCCTCAGTTTTCAAAAAGATATATTTCCTCAACGCAAGGAACTCTTCCGCAGTCTGGCATCCAGCCAGAATCCTAAAGCGCTGTTCATTTCCTGCTCCGACAGCCGTCTGGTGCCAGAACTGGTTACCCAGCAGGAACCCGGACAGCTGTTCGTTATCCGTAATGCCGGTAACATCGTGCCTTCTTTCGGTCCGGAACCCGGCGGGGTTTCCGCTACGATTGAATATGCGGTTGTCGCGCTGGGCGTTACCGATATCGTCATCTGTGGCCATTCCAACTGTGGAGCGATGAAAGCCATCGCCTCCTGCCAGTGCCTTGACCCGATGCCTGCCGTGGCACACTGGTTACGTTACTCGGACGCTGCGAAAGCGGTGGTGGAGAAAAAAACCTGGGATAATGAAACCGATAAAGTAAATGCGATGGTGGAAGAAAACGTCATCGCGCAATTGAATAACATCAAAACCCACCCTTCCGTCGCTGTCGGCCTGCGTGACAATGCACTGCGCCTGCATGGATGGGTATACGACATTGAGAGCGGGGTCATTCGCGCGCTGGATAAAGACAGCAAGACATTCGTTTCGCTGGCTGAAAACCCTCACGTTTATTTCGAATAA
- a CDS encoding DUF1795 domain-containing protein, whose product MYQMNEGTLAIPAGWRDESLHVFVLPGDTANLVVNRTPIEFGLSPDTVYEQTLSQFSAHLKGYQERAAWELTLDGQPARGLEYSWRSPEGPMHQVVVMQVRGELLLTFTVTAAGELQDEQKTALLAVIETFKAAS is encoded by the coding sequence ATGTATCAGATGAACGAAGGCACCCTGGCTATTCCGGCGGGCTGGCGCGACGAGTCGCTGCACGTGTTTGTGCTGCCGGGCGATACCGCCAATCTGGTGGTCAACCGCACACCGATTGAATTCGGCCTGTCGCCGGACACCGTCTATGAACAGACGCTGTCACAATTTTCCGCCCACCTGAAGGGCTATCAGGAGCGCGCCGCCTGGGAACTGACGCTGGATGGTCAACCCGCCCGCGGACTGGAGTACAGCTGGCGCTCGCCGGAAGGCCCCATGCACCAGGTGGTGGTGATGCAGGTGCGCGGCGAGCTGTTGCTGACCTTTACCGTTACCGCCGCCGGTGAACTGCAGGATGAACAGAAAACCGCGCTGCTGGCGGTCATCGAGACGTTCAAAGCCGCGTCCTGA
- a CDS encoding DUF1365 domain-containing protein produces MNSCLYRGVLRHRRWQPRAHQFCYDVFLAYLDLDDLDNLPSLGIRRNQFATVAFYDSDYPLGTPLKENALSRLAALTGERPDGKVMLLTQLRYLGFHFNPVNFYYCFDASETLRWILAEVRNTPWNERHYYAVNAQETRPIAKAFHVSPFNPMDMVYHWRFNCPGKTLHMHIENHQTVDENQQDEKVFDATLTLSRKPLTPLHLRQMQISIPVMTLKTVVAIYWQALLLWLKRVPIHNHPTSRSERS; encoded by the coding sequence ATGAATAGCTGTCTCTATCGCGGCGTGTTGCGCCACCGGCGCTGGCAGCCGCGCGCGCATCAGTTTTGTTATGACGTCTTTCTGGCCTATCTGGATCTCGACGACCTGGATAATCTGCCGTCGTTAGGCATCCGCCGTAATCAATTTGCCACCGTCGCCTTTTACGACAGCGACTACCCGCTGGGTACGCCGCTCAAAGAAAACGCCTTGAGTCGTCTGGCGGCACTGACCGGTGAACGCCCTGACGGCAAAGTGATGCTGTTAACCCAGTTGCGCTATCTGGGCTTTCATTTTAACCCGGTGAATTTTTATTACTGCTTTGACGCCAGTGAAACCCTGCGCTGGATCCTGGCGGAAGTGCGCAACACTCCGTGGAATGAACGGCACTATTACGCGGTTAACGCCCAAGAGACCCGCCCCATCGCCAAAGCGTTTCACGTTTCTCCGTTCAACCCGATGGATATGGTCTATCACTGGCGGTTTAATTGCCCCGGTAAAACGCTGCATATGCACATCGAAAATCATCAAACCGTGGATGAAAACCAGCAGGATGAAAAAGTATTCGATGCCACGCTGACGCTATCGCGTAAGCCATTAACCCCCCTGCACTTGCGCCAGATGCAAATTAGCATCCCCGTCATGACACTGAAGACCGTGGTGGCGATCTACTGGCAGGCGCTGTTGTTGTGGCTCAAGCGTGTGCCAATTCATAACCACCCCACCAGCAGGAGTGAACGCTCATGA
- a CDS encoding autotransporter domain-containing protein → MSLSRKIFNKYYTANAIVLTHPRPVIRRGIIPLLALLFVYTLAVEAEPFNSVVVFGDSLSDAGNLSQALGLGVSRFTTNPGENTAMYVADGLGLSATDSTSGGSNYAWGGAGILNNYSLGVFFSPTIQSQVDSYLKNNRASASTLYQMWGGSNDIYAIYESAPSTATSEIIPVANAELSLLNNLYEAGGRYVVVYNLPNLGATPDGVSHNLQNKYREVVNQYNQTLNAGLATLSQRGLNIIPVNTYAILAEIMANPSAYGIINTSSGACNALSSLICEPGDYASGTENTYLFADTVHPTTGGYKMLASIVLSEIAAPGKISLLSKGPLAATASQYRLLHNEILADTNASDTRVFVSGDDNHAGSTSTSPSSTGNNRFISLGGDVKWGENLNTGVVVTQSHQRTNGDDAGYTLYDGSLALYGVYHQEHAWLSAFANTGRSSFDNAYRTLHIGPANRRESGSVDGYHVGGGIDGGWWFNLGPVKTGPFARLERQFVKVDGYSERGDDSSAMWFSSQRRQSLVSSLGWRVQALWNLSGLGISPFADVAWNHDYMTHPPQITAGLNTMNGAFTMPGAASEKNWGTANAGIAVDITPQWHTWLQYSSQFGGNTRKEGYGVSAGLAYAFK, encoded by the coding sequence ATGTCACTGTCTCGAAAAATCTTCAACAAATATTATACAGCCAATGCCATTGTGCTAACTCACCCCCGGCCTGTCATTCGCCGCGGGATTATCCCCCTACTGGCATTACTCTTTGTTTACACCCTGGCTGTGGAAGCAGAACCGTTCAATAGTGTGGTGGTTTTTGGTGATAGCCTGAGTGACGCGGGGAACCTCTCGCAGGCGTTAGGGCTTGGTGTTTCCCGGTTTACGACCAACCCCGGTGAAAATACAGCGATGTACGTTGCCGATGGGCTGGGCCTGTCTGCGACCGATTCCACCTCGGGTGGGAGTAATTATGCCTGGGGTGGCGCGGGTATTCTCAATAATTATTCGTTGGGTGTTTTTTTCTCACCGACTATTCAGTCTCAGGTTGACAGTTACCTGAAAAATAATCGAGCCAGCGCATCAACACTTTATCAAATGTGGGGGGGCTCCAATGATATCTATGCCATTTATGAATCAGCCCCCTCAACGGCCACGTCGGAAATTATCCCGGTCGCCAACGCTGAACTGTCACTACTGAATAATCTGTATGAAGCCGGTGGGCGATATGTCGTGGTGTATAACCTCCCCAATCTTGGCGCGACACCTGATGGTGTCAGTCACAACCTGCAAAATAAATATCGTGAAGTGGTTAATCAATATAATCAGACATTAAATGCCGGACTTGCCACATTAAGCCAGCGGGGGCTCAATATCATCCCGGTCAATACCTATGCCATTCTCGCTGAAATCATGGCCAACCCGTCAGCCTATGGCATTATCAACACCAGTAGTGGCGCGTGTAATGCTCTCTCCTCCCTTATCTGTGAACCTGGCGATTACGCCAGTGGTACGGAAAATACCTATCTTTTTGCTGATACGGTCCATCCCACAACCGGGGGGTACAAAATGCTGGCCAGTATCGTACTCTCTGAAATTGCCGCACCCGGTAAAATTTCATTACTGAGTAAAGGTCCACTCGCCGCCACAGCGTCCCAGTACCGCTTATTGCACAATGAAATTCTGGCTGATACCAATGCCAGTGACACGCGGGTATTTGTGAGTGGCGATGACAATCACGCCGGATCAACCAGTACCTCACCGTCCAGTACAGGAAATAATCGCTTTATCTCCCTCGGCGGTGACGTGAAATGGGGCGAGAATCTTAACACTGGCGTAGTGGTAACCCAGTCTCACCAACGCACGAACGGGGATGATGCAGGCTACACACTGTATGATGGCAGCCTCGCACTGTACGGGGTGTATCATCAGGAGCACGCCTGGCTGAGTGCATTTGCCAACACCGGGCGTTCCAGCTTCGATAATGCTTATCGCACCCTTCATATTGGCCCGGCTAATCGTCGGGAGTCTGGCTCAGTAGACGGGTATCATGTTGGCGGTGGTATTGATGGTGGCTGGTGGTTCAATCTGGGCCCCGTCAAAACCGGCCCCTTTGCCCGTCTTGAACGTCAGTTCGTTAAGGTCGATGGCTACAGTGAACGCGGTGATGACAGCTCCGCCATGTGGTTTTCATCACAACGTCGTCAATCTCTGGTTTCCAGCCTTGGCTGGCGAGTGCAGGCGTTATGGAACCTGTCCGGTTTAGGAATCAGCCCTTTTGCAGACGTGGCCTGGAATCACGATTATATGACCCATCCCCCGCAGATAACGGCCGGGTTGAACACCATGAACGGTGCTTTCACGATGCCAGGTGCGGCTTCAGAGAAAAACTGGGGCACGGCCAATGCCGGGATCGCGGTCGATATCACCCCCCAATGGCATACCTGGTTGCAGTATTCCAGCCAGTTTGGCGGTAATACCCGAAAAGAGGGCTATGGCGTCAGTGCCGGTCTGGCCTACGCGTTCAAATAA
- the tssI gene encoding type VI secretion system tip protein VgrG, producing the protein MANSTGLQFTVKVGALPDTTFAVVDFELSEALNQPFALSLNLASSQPGIDFGAVLDQPCELLVWYDGELQRRVSGIVSRFAQGDTGFRRTRYQAEVRPALWRLGLRTNARIFQTQKPDAIISTLLEEAGITDYAFALRHEHAVREYCVQYRESDLAFINRLAAEEGLFYFHEFEAGKHRVVFADDAGALTKGPELFFNLAAQGLSEGAYVRRFRYAEAVSTAEVALKDYSFKTPAYGLLHNRMSSELDHQRESYQHFDYPGRFKQDPSGKAFTGYRLDALRAGAMTGAGESNAAELRPGGTFTLTEHPNPAFNLAWQVVAVTHSGQQPQALEEESGGEPTTISNSFEVVKATTTWRAAMPYKPMVDGPQIATVVGPAGEEIYCDEFGRVKLQFPWDRYGASDDQSSCWVRVSQGWAGGQYGLIAIPRIGHEVVVSFLEGDPDQPIVTGRTFHATNPSPYPLPASKTRTSLRTSTHKGAGFNELRFEDQAGQEEVFIHAQKDMNTVVLNNRSTAVNASHTENVGGDQTVVVQHNQTVSVKENQVTEIQGEQTVAVTQNRHTTVDDNESLQVKNNIAIQSQSGDILIATAGGFIAIDKDGNISITGKGLVLNGTRIDLN; encoded by the coding sequence GTGGCCAACAGTACCGGATTGCAGTTTACCGTGAAGGTCGGCGCGTTGCCGGACACCACCTTCGCGGTGGTGGATTTTGAACTGAGCGAGGCGCTGAACCAGCCGTTTGCGCTGTCGCTCAATCTGGCCAGCAGCCAGCCCGGCATCGACTTCGGCGCGGTGCTGGACCAGCCATGCGAGCTGCTGGTGTGGTACGACGGCGAACTGCAGCGCCGGGTCAGCGGTATCGTCAGCCGCTTTGCCCAGGGCGACACCGGTTTTCGCCGCACCCGCTATCAGGCCGAGGTGCGCCCGGCGCTGTGGCGGCTCGGTCTGCGCACCAACGCCCGCATCTTCCAGACCCAGAAGCCGGACGCCATTATCAGTACCCTGCTGGAAGAAGCCGGAATTACCGATTACGCCTTCGCGCTGCGCCACGAGCATGCGGTGCGCGAGTACTGCGTGCAGTACCGCGAAAGCGACCTGGCGTTCATCAACCGGCTGGCGGCAGAAGAAGGGCTGTTCTACTTCCACGAGTTTGAAGCCGGTAAGCACCGGGTGGTGTTCGCCGATGACGCCGGTGCGCTGACCAAAGGCCCGGAACTGTTCTTCAATCTCGCCGCGCAGGGGCTGAGCGAAGGGGCGTATGTGCGTCGTTTCCGCTACGCCGAAGCGGTCAGTACCGCCGAAGTGGCACTGAAGGATTACAGCTTCAAAACGCCGGCTTACGGGCTGCTGCACAACAGGATGAGCAGCGAGCTGGACCATCAGCGCGAGTCCTACCAGCACTTTGACTACCCCGGCCGCTTCAAGCAGGACCCGAGCGGCAAGGCGTTTACCGGCTACCGGCTGGACGCGTTGCGTGCCGGGGCCATGACCGGGGCGGGCGAATCCAATGCCGCCGAACTGAGGCCGGGTGGCACCTTTACCCTGACCGAGCACCCGAACCCGGCGTTTAACCTGGCCTGGCAGGTGGTGGCGGTGACCCACAGCGGCCAGCAGCCGCAGGCGCTGGAAGAGGAAAGCGGCGGCGAGCCGACCACCATCAGCAACAGCTTCGAGGTGGTGAAAGCCACCACCACCTGGCGGGCGGCCATGCCGTACAAGCCGATGGTGGACGGCCCGCAGATTGCCACCGTGGTCGGCCCGGCGGGGGAAGAGATTTACTGCGACGAGTTTGGCCGGGTGAAGCTGCAGTTCCCGTGGGACCGCTACGGTGCCAGCGACGACCAGAGCTCCTGCTGGGTGCGGGTCAGCCAGGGCTGGGCCGGTGGTCAGTACGGGCTGATTGCCATTCCGCGCATCGGTCATGAGGTGGTGGTGAGCTTTCTGGAGGGGGACCCGGACCAGCCCATCGTCACCGGGCGCACCTTCCACGCCACCAACCCGTCGCCGTATCCGCTGCCAGCCAGCAAGACCCGCACCTCGCTGCGCACCAGTACCCATAAAGGGGCCGGGTTCAACGAACTGCGCTTTGAAGACCAGGCCGGGCAGGAAGAGGTGTTTATCCACGCCCAGAAGGACATGAACACCGTGGTGCTGAATAACCGCAGCACGGCGGTCAACGCCAGTCATACCGAAAACGTGGGCGGCGACCAGACGGTGGTGGTGCAGCACAACCAGACGGTGTCGGTGAAGGAAAATCAGGTCACCGAGATTCAGGGCGAGCAGACCGTCGCCGTCACCCAAAACCGCCACACCACCGTCGACGACAACGAGTCGCTGCAGGTGAAAAACAATATCGCCATCCAGTCCCAGAGCGGCGACATCCTGATTGCCACCGCGGGTGGCTTCATCGCCATCGACAAGGACGGCAACATTTCCATTACCGGCAAAGGACTGGTGCTGAACGGCACCCGTATCGATTTGAACTGA
- a CDS encoding Hcp family type VI secretion system effector has product MPTPCYISIEGKTQGNITAGAFTSDSVGNIYVQGHEDEMLVQEFKHIVTVPTDPQSGQPAGQRVHKPFKFTVALNKAVPLLYNALASGEMLPTVTLKWYRTSVEGKQEHFFTTTLTDATIVDINNQMPHCQDPSKQDYTQLIEVSLAYRKVDWEHTVAGTSGSDDWRAPIEA; this is encoded by the coding sequence ATGCCAACTCCATGCTATATCAGCATCGAAGGTAAAACGCAGGGCAATATCACCGCCGGTGCCTTCACCTCCGACTCCGTCGGCAACATCTACGTGCAGGGCCACGAAGACGAGATGCTGGTGCAGGAATTCAAACACATCGTCACCGTACCGACCGACCCGCAGTCCGGCCAGCCTGCCGGTCAGCGCGTGCACAAACCGTTCAAGTTTACCGTCGCGCTGAACAAAGCCGTCCCGCTGCTGTATAACGCGCTGGCCTCCGGTGAAATGCTGCCGACCGTGACCCTGAAGTGGTACCGCACCTCTGTCGAAGGCAAGCAGGAGCATTTCTTCACCACCACCCTCACCGACGCCACCATCGTCGACATCAACAACCAGATGCCGCACTGTCAGGACCCGTCCAAGCAGGACTACACCCAGCTGATCGAAGTGTCGCTGGCCTACCGCAAGGTGGACTGGGAGCACACCGTGGCCGGGACCTCCGGCTCTGACGACTGGCGCGCGCCGATCGAAGCGTAA
- a CDS encoding DUF3833 domain-containing protein yields the protein MKRFLLFVLTMTMLLTGCSTDITDYRSQQPRFDLFHYFQGQTQAWGMVQDRHGKQLRRFHVAIRGDVAGDTLTLNEQFVYDDGERQQRVWHIRRVGDDRYEGTAGDIEGVAYGQASGNAFHWQYSMNVKADGAIWLLNFDDWMFQQDDSHLFNKTEMTKFGLTAGYVTLFFSKGATP from the coding sequence ATGAAACGCTTTTTGCTCTTCGTATTGACGATGACGATGCTGCTCACCGGTTGTAGCACAGACATCACCGACTACCGCAGCCAGCAGCCACGCTTCGATCTCTTCCACTATTTTCAGGGCCAGACGCAAGCCTGGGGAATGGTACAGGACCGCCACGGTAAACAACTACGCCGCTTTCACGTCGCCATTCGTGGTGATGTCGCGGGCGATACGCTGACACTCAATGAACAATTTGTCTATGACGACGGTGAACGCCAACAACGCGTCTGGCATATCCGCCGGGTGGGTGACGATCGGTATGAAGGCACTGCAGGAGACATTGAAGGAGTTGCCTACGGCCAGGCATCAGGCAATGCCTTTCACTGGCAGTACAGCATGAACGTCAAGGCAGACGGCGCAATCTGGCTGCTCAATTTTGATGACTGGATGTTCCAGCAAGACGACAGCCACCTGTTCAATAAAACAGAAATGACGAAATTCGGCCTCACCGCAGGTTACGTCACCCTGTTTTTCAGCAAAGGGGCAACGCCATGA
- a CDS encoding YbgA family protein: protein MDNKPVLGISGCLTGSAVRFDGGHKRLRFVMDELSPWIVFRPVCPEMSIDLPVPRPALRLIQTTSGDIRMRMSHDTQQDMTEKMHAFTARYLPTLGNLAGFIVCAKSPSCGMERVRLYDEQGHRGRKAGVGLFTAALMKAYPWLPVEEDGRLHDPVLRENFVERLFALHELNQLRASGLTRHNLLAFHSRYKLQLLAHHQAGYREIGPFVARLHEWDDLDAFFIAYRYKLMAILRQPASRKNHTNVLMHIQGYFRKQLNNRQRAELREVIIGYRAGRLPILAPITLLKHYLAEHPDSYLLTQNYFDPYPQDLGLRLAVA from the coding sequence ATCGACAACAAACCCGTTCTGGGGATTAGCGGCTGTCTGACTGGCTCAGCGGTACGCTTTGACGGCGGGCATAAACGGCTGCGTTTCGTGATGGATGAACTGTCGCCGTGGATAGTGTTCAGGCCCGTTTGCCCGGAAATGTCTATCGACCTGCCGGTGCCTCGTCCGGCACTGCGCCTTATTCAGACTACCAGCGGTGATATCCGCATGCGCATGAGCCATGATACCCAGCAAGACATGACGGAAAAAATGCACGCCTTCACCGCCCGGTATTTGCCCACGCTCGGAAATCTTGCCGGGTTTATCGTCTGTGCCAAATCCCCCAGTTGCGGCATGGAACGGGTAAGACTGTACGATGAGCAAGGCCACCGTGGCCGTAAAGCAGGCGTTGGGTTATTCACCGCCGCCCTGATGAAAGCCTACCCCTGGCTTCCTGTCGAGGAAGATGGCCGCCTGCACGACCCGGTATTGCGCGAGAACTTCGTCGAGCGTTTGTTTGCGCTGCATGAGCTTAACCAGCTGCGTGCCAGTGGATTAACCCGCCACAACCTGCTGGCATTCCACAGCCGCTACAAACTCCAGTTGCTGGCGCACCATCAGGCTGGTTACCGCGAGATTGGCCCTTTTGTCGCCCGCCTTCACGAGTGGGACGACCTTGATGCGTTTTTCATTGCCTACCGTTACAAACTGATGGCGATCCTCCGGCAGCCCGCCTCGCGTAAAAACCATACCAACGTGCTGATGCACATTCAGGGCTACTTCCGCAAACAGCTTAATAACCGCCAGCGCGCAGAGCTGCGCGAGGTGATTATCGGCTATCGGGCAGGACGTCTGCCCATTCTCGCGCCGATCACACTGCTCAAACACTATCTGGCGGAACACCCTGACAGTTACCTGTTGACACAAAACTATTTTGACCCCTATCCGCAAGATTTAGGATTGCGTTTAGCGGTCGCATGA